Genomic DNA from Mixophyes fleayi isolate aMixFle1 chromosome 7, aMixFle1.hap1, whole genome shotgun sequence:
CTTTCAACTAAATGCTTCCAACTTCTACTGTATTTTTTCCATCCACACCACCTGAAACTCCACAAAAATGCCAGCCAATGGCTGCTGTAATATTGTTGGCTAATAATTATTCTGCCTTAAATTAGTCACACACATACTTTCCCACAACCAGCTACCATTGTTATTCTGCTGCATTATGtgtcaagtgttccccacacttttaagattgtaagctcatttgggcaatgtgatctttaccttctgtttcatgtcaatgTTCGTAATTTGTTTGCATCATGATCCCCCAAAGTACATCACTGTGTAAGGTGtcaacactttataaataatagacaataaaattaataatgttcCATATGTTCTGAGATGATCAACACATCAGTGTTAGCTGTTAATATGCACCTTGAACACATTTAGTTTCTGGTGTTCAGTTAGGTTTCAAGAAGCAGTGGGAATAGTCAGTAAGAAACAAAATCACTGAAGAGCTATTAAACTGGTGCATTGACTACATGACAAAAAATTTCAGGGAAGACTTTAAAAGCTGTACATGTAAACAGATGATATGATAAAAGCTTACaaatatttcaaaagtattaatcAAATTCAGGAAGGCAGCATTTTTAAGTATGTGAGGATATTAGAACAAGTAGACAGACTTTTAGTTGGATGAATGAAAACTGAAAAGTAGTATAAGAAAGAACATTTTTACAGATAGATccatggaatagtctcccagcagTTGTGGTGTTCTGCTATGGTAGGGACTTATACAGTAAATTAATTCACTAAAGCATGGGTCAAACATATTGCTATTGTTAAGGCCTTAAAATAAGTCCAAAAACACAGCAACAAAATACAtagaaacaaaacataaaacaaaaaaatacaaacaacaaacacATGCACAAAAAGTAGACTAGATTGACTGGTATGTTgttttctgccatcaaattctttGTTTCCAATTATATCCCTTCAGACTGTGTAGAAATGTAACATTAAAAACAGCAACACATGGTCAAGTAAgcacctttattttatttataaaaacaaaatgcgAATTCTTTACTATGGTGATGTTATTTAATACACATGCTGTACTCGTCTGAAAGAGCCAACTCTGGAGTTTGTTGAACCCCAGTCATTATATCTTCTATACTCTCCAGGTCTCAGGTAATACTGACGCCCTCTGTAATTGGGTTCTTCATAGAAAACCCACTGACCATCCAGCACATTGCAGGAGTGGATGTCATTGTAATGGAATTGCTCAAATACATGGGGACAATCTTCAGTGAACTCCATCATCTGACCTTTGAATTCTTCTTTTTCATAAACTCTGATTATGAAAGGACCACGATGCTGTGAAATAAAAGTAAGAATGCATTTGTTATTTTTAACAGCTATTCTTGATAATGTAACAACATAATTATTCTAATTATTAAAAGActaaatagatatatattgcTTGTGTTAAATTCCTATGTTAGTGAGTACAGTCCAAAGTCATGCCTGGATATGTGCAATGATGGTATTGATATGGTGCTCTGACCACTGTGAATAGGTGGCATGCATTGTGGAAAGATGATGTAGCCCCTGACATTTGCCCCCTGTCCTGGCTTTTACAAGGGAACAATATTTATATGTGGTTAAATATACACTTGTAATTGTAATTGGTATAATTGAAAGCTTTTTTTATAGTTTTGATGAAAATGAAGATGTTCAGGGTTCCAGGATGTAAGAAAGAGCtaggaatatatatattctaataaatgtaatgacatttaatatattatgtgAATGTTCATCCAATACTAAATATCCACCCACGTCAACACCTGTCAATACATATAATATCACTTCTCCTGTGTAAGTGGTATAAGTGCCGGGGTAGAAACACATACAGATGTACTGATTTAACCTGAGACAAATGATACAATACAGTGCACAAACACTGTGGACAAAATGTTCCATGTAATCAAGTGTTGGCTACACATACTCACATAAAGTGTGGATGGTGAGTGGTGTGCTAAAATTGGTGCAGCATTCCATGTGTGCCATATGACTAGCACTGTGTCATCAGTCAAACCAGCTCTTTTTACAACCCCACAAATAACTACAATATAGGGGAATCCTCTACACATAAGATTATAAGTAGTAGAACAATGGGGAAGATGCAATTCCATAGCAGCTAATTGTCAAGGTTTGAATTAACTCATAGTTAGATATAATGGACATGGAAACAAACCAAGCCCGTCACTTGCACAAGTGAGGAAACTTAGGTGTAATAACTTACTTGAGGAGTCAAATGGCAAGATCTGATGGAGTCATTAAATCCCATCCATTGCTGGAAGTCTGGATATTCTCCTCTCCTCAAATAATATTGGTGACCCTTATAGTTGGGATATTCATAAAGCACCCAGTTTCCATTTTCTACCCGGATGGAGTTGCAACGGCTAAAATATGAAGTCAGGTCAGTGCAGTCAGCACTACATTCATAAGAGCGGCCCTGAAAGCCTTTGTCTTCATAGAAGATTATCTGCAATAAGAAAAGCATGGTTTGTAAATAAAATACCTAAGTTTAAAGGAATAAATGGTAACATTacatataaaatgcataaaatgataaatatttaaaaatgttataagcTTTATAAACATGAGCAGTTCtgaggaaatatgaggaaaaGTTTAATAAGTAGGGAAGATCCAAAGGCTAAATTAGATTGTGTTTTGACCTGACTTTTTAACATTTGCTCCCCCTGCACAATAGAAGTGTAGAACACAAGGAGAGAACTAGATATGCAAATTATTAATCCTACTGCTTTAAAAGGCATTAATCTAAGTGTAGACAGAGAGCAAAAGTGATGCAATGGTGCTAAATGACACCTTTATAATAAGCTTCTTTGtgtaattgtttattaaaaatcAGTATAAAGTATTTTAGTGCAGTAGCACTTAACATCagaatattttataattatatgatGAGTGGATATTGCATACACAAACATAACATGATTGATAGGTACATTGGCATAAGAATATGCACTCATTGGACACTTCATTAGGTACACCGACCCAGTAATGTgaatatctaatcagccagtcATGTGgtagcaactcaatgcataaaagcatctagacatggtcaagaggttcaattGTTGTTCAGAACAAACAACAGAAAGGCAAATAAAAGTGATAAGGGATTTTggctgtggaatgattgttggcgCCAGACGGGGtggtttcagtacctcagaaactgttgGTGAGAGAGAACAGTGGAAAGAACCTCTCTAGGTTCCTTCCAATCTTATCTCCATTGTTATCGTCAGGATGCAAGGAGTTGATCTGCAAATATGTTTGAGAATTCAAGCAACTCCAATATGACAGATGAAATAAACACAGCTCAAACATTGACAAGGTGCAATGTTTGTTCAGAACCATTGTGGTTAAAGGACAAATATTTGGCTTATCACGGTGTGATTACAGTGATGAAAAAGTAGTTGTAATCACACAAATAAAGATGCGCTTGCTACACTATTTTTTATCTTCTTCACAAATGTCTGTTATATTGTTCATTACTGTATAATGTCATGTGTATAGTACATATACTAATAATGATTGATTTTTGATTAAATATCAGCCACTATAATTAGATTTTCTGATGACCTTTTTCCATCAATGTAAAATTAGTAGAATTTATTCGGCCACACAGCAATATTTAGAGGTGGTGCTTCCCCTTCATACTGCTCTGCTACTTTTCTCCAATTCCAAAATTACAGTCAACAAGATCTACTCAAAACCCCTGTTTGATTTTTACCAATCTGATACACTTAGGTATTTACCCCTTTTATCTTTAGTAACTGTTAAATCAAACTTTTTAGTGAGTAAATAAACGTTCAAACTAAGGGGGTCTTAGTGGCATATTGATTTCTGTGTGTCTGTGAGGCGTTGTTATGCTAGTTCTTAAACAGTAGCATAAGCTGCTGTGATTATACCTAATCATCTCAGTGTTGGAAATTTCCCTTACAATACAAACTTGAATTAGACTTGTTTCTTTATGTTAACACaataatgtaaattattttaaactaGGCTATCTAAGCTATCACTTTCATTAATTAAAGTATAGTTTCTCAGGCATAAAGTTATGCAAAATGACAGGTCACCACAGTAAGGACTGCATTTATTATTGACCCTGCTCTACATATTGTGAATAAATACACCTTAAATTAATCAAAGACAACCTGTCCCCAGTATTTACATTGGCTTCTTATTTCCacaaagcactgtgtaatatggaaAAAAATTGGGTTTGTCTGTGCCCTTGTTTACCCATGTGAAAACATTTAATAGAGCACACTCCGTGAGATGTTCTTTATGTGCTCTTCTCTGTATGCTTTTTACCCAAGTTGATACATCACTGCAGGAGGAATGATAGGTATCCAGGAGTCCAGGCTAGGAAGAGAGAATAGTATATGCGCACAGTCCAATTAAAATTGAATGATCAGCTTGAGAGCTTGCTATATAATGTTCTCTCTTCTTAATATTTGCACAAGGCACTATGTACttagcaaataataaaaaatcaaaaacaatgtAGAATATGGTGTCAGGACTTCATTAATTGTACACCCCATAGGc
This window encodes:
- the LOC142097001 gene encoding gamma-crystallin-3-like, giving the protein MGKIIFYEDKGFQGRSYECSADCTDLTSYFSRCNSIRVENGNWVLYEYPNYKGHQYYLRRGEYPDFQQWMGFNDSIRSCHLTPQHRGPFIIRVYEKEEFKGQMMEFTEDCPHVFEQFHYNDIHSCNVLDGQWVFYEEPNYRGRQYYLRPGEYRRYNDWGSTNSRVGSFRRVQHVY